attataagtaaatatttaaaactaatgatgggtacaaagagtggtataaattgataacttagtttgcaaaaaattaatttaaatgagtttgcaaaaagttaaaataaatgagttataaatgggtaattgggttacccaattcattttttgacttacccatttatacccatctaattaaatgggtataaatacccattttacccaacccaaacccgcccaagtcacccattttgacacctctaattCAAGGTAACAACATTCTTCAATcttgttttaaaatttatacTCAAGAGgaatgaaaaaaggaaacatTTTTCAGTTACTAATAATGTAACGATTCAACCTGACCCTATAGGTGGATCGCCCCTTGCCTGGTAGAAAACTAAAGGCTCAGAAAACTAAAATCATAAAACTTACACATTAAAAAACAACCCTAAAATCCTCATAGAAATCAATTTTTCAAGAATATTATAagaattaatcttctatacactgacaatgtatacactTTCACCATTGGACGTACAACacataatttttatttgaatttaaaaatcaaattttgtatatgagtCGTGCATCTaaccgtgatagtgtatacactgtcagtggaTATAAGATTTACTCGTACTATAAATCCTAAAATCCTCATAGAAATCAATTTTCCAATAATACTACAAGACTTATACAAAATTGCTAGAGAATAATATAAGATTAACTATAatgtaaaattaaattttgaccaaaatcatgTGCATGGAGTCCCAAACTCTTTGATGTCTCGAATCAATCCTTTAGATGTAAATTATGATACTTCTAGTTGAGTCTCCTCTGTTGAAAACATTTAGCAAAACTTGATGAGTTAATGAGACTCTTTGGGTGTACAAATGGcattaaacaaaaatattaacAAGTCGTAATAGAGATTCAAAATTAATCtttcaaatatttttcaaaaattatcaaaatttttaaatatcttCATAAGATTAAAGATCAAGcagtaaaatatttataaattacaCACAATTATCAATCGGATGTATTTTATCAAAACTTGATCGATCCAGCCGATTCAAACAAAAACTCGCACAACTTCAAacaaaaattgcagaatttacccttaaaaattTGATATGCAAGCCAATTTTATGAACGGAAAATctaatagaaaaaaaatgttaaagctaattttgaatTGTCAATataatttatcaaaatttatCCATCTTGCAATAGAGGTATAAATTCATGACACCTCATATCCTAGCCCAAAGGCCTTCGGCATTTTTTTACTAACTCTAACTTCCGTGAGAACCCCAAAAGTCGGTATCTTTTGAGGTCTTACAGGGAACTAATAAACTAACCCCTAATCCCCCAGAaccccgatgtgggacaaagCCACCACAAACGGAGGAAGCCTGCTACTAGGTCCAACTGGAAACCCGACCCCCCCCACCGGAAGCTTTTTTCTCATATCTAAGCCCAAAGGCCTTCGGCATTTTTTTACTAACCCTAACTCCTGTGAGAACCCCAAAAATCGGTATCTTTTGAGGTTTCACAGAAAACTAATAAACCAACCCCTAACCTCCCAGAACCCCGACGTGGGACAAAGCCACCACAAACGGAGGAATTCATGACACCTATCTTCGTccaaatttgaaattattttgttGTACTTTCAAATAGTTTCAATTGGCTTTTTACACTTGGGATGCATTTGAGTATTAATGCTTGAACTGGCAAAACATTTACACACAGTACACACAGTAGCAGCTATGGGGAGTGATAACAATTCGGCGGAAGGGATGGCAATCGACGACGACAACGAGGAGGCGGCTCCACCGTCTGAGCCACCGCAACAGATGTTAACTAAATTTCCCGACACTGACTTAACAAACGAAAGAGAGCTGAAGAAATTGAAGCTTGCCGAGGTAGAAGATAAAGAAGAAGACGAGGGCAGAAAAGTAGCTATAGCTGCTCTTCCCTTAGCCATGGCTGCTCCAACAAGCAGTGATGACGAGGAGACCATTGACGAGAATCCGCACCCTATTGGTAAACTTGTTAGGGTTTCTGGAAAAGGAACAGGCAGGAGGAAGCATTACAAATCTTTTGGATATGATGGAAAACGGTATGATCTGGTAAGAAATATTCAAAATTTCCTCTTTCTTTAATTGCATGGTAGCTCATTATCTAACTGTTCTGTAATACTGTAGGAGGATCCTGTGCTCTTAGCTCCT
The Coffea arabica cultivar ET-39 chromosome 6c, Coffea Arabica ET-39 HiFi, whole genome shotgun sequence genome window above contains:
- the LOC113691690 gene encoding ASI1-immunoprecipitated protein 3, with amino-acid sequence MLELAKHLHTVHTVAAMGSDNNSAEGMAIDDDNEEAAPPSEPPQQMLTKFPDTDLTNERELKKLKLAEVEDKEEDEGRKVAIAALPLAMAAPTSSDDEETIDENPHPIGKLVRVSGKGTGRRKHYKSFGYDGKRYDLEDPVLLAPYEPNQKPDLAIIKDITQTKGGRMMVIGQRFYRPGEAEKKDGGFWQSNNTRELFYSFHKDKFPAESVMHRFVVHFIPPKMQIPPRTEHPGFIVQRMYHAKRKLLFKLKDAGANKEEEIDLLVQKTKSRLGNLPNIQPKDAVAH